From the genome of Sphingobacterium kitahiroshimense, one region includes:
- a CDS encoding SMI1/KNR4 family protein yields MTVKEQLQSLSGKSYIAEDGESYQIELLPPYTDEEIENLKNQLPNNNLPEEIYQLLLYARGFKFGPLEKITFDTVNTFGFEDFFPNTIQLAGDGFGNFWILDLDENGKWGHVFYVCHDPAVVIKHSENLKEFILHIDEFGERGKQSHLDQVHEKSVFDIWERNYGLIPREAMLQSHDDDIIQFATLFPENYLFADLQNKSNNSGFAWGKLGSDVSHIKRHESKLIWAFEKLNKKKGFFARLFSK; encoded by the coding sequence ATGACGGTTAAAGAACAACTACAATCTCTTAGTGGCAAGAGTTACATTGCTGAAGATGGAGAATCTTATCAAATTGAGTTACTGCCTCCCTATACTGATGAAGAAATTGAAAACTTAAAAAACCAGCTTCCAAATAATAATTTACCAGAAGAAATATATCAATTACTCTTGTATGCTCGCGGTTTTAAATTTGGACCACTTGAGAAGATTACTTTTGATACAGTGAATACCTTTGGTTTTGAAGATTTTTTCCCAAATACAATTCAACTCGCGGGAGACGGATTTGGAAATTTTTGGATTTTAGATTTAGATGAGAATGGCAAATGGGGCCATGTTTTTTATGTATGCCACGATCCAGCTGTTGTCATAAAACATTCCGAAAATCTAAAAGAATTTATTTTGCATATCGACGAATTTGGGGAAAGGGGAAAACAATCACATCTAGATCAGGTGCATGAGAAGTCCGTTTTCGATATATGGGAAAGAAACTACGGGTTGATACCAAGAGAAGCAATGCTACAATCTCATGATGACGATATAATACAATTTGCTACACTATTTCCTGAAAATTATCTATTTGCGGATTTACAAAACAAATCAAATAATTCGGGTTTTGCTTGGGGAAAATTAGGATCGGATGTGTCACATATCAAGAGACATGAGTCGAAATTAATATGGGCATTCGAAAAATTGAATAAGAAAAAGGGCTTTTTCGCAAGGCTTTTTAGTAAATAA
- a CDS encoding toxin-antitoxin system YwqK family antitoxin, translated as MNRIILIIALTVACFYSTKAQTVNLDEYEVYLGDTLIAKEDFAKGQQLDVSKRGELTFKPITDGMKDTYYLNGILYSRGKIENLKQNGLWEFWHPNGKKAREGQFVDGKPNGTHLYWFPNGNKRATGNWKNGIYDGIWEMTSEDGKQNAIQTYKDGKLIK; from the coding sequence ATGAATCGGATAATCTTAATAATAGCACTAACTGTAGCATGCTTCTACAGTACAAAAGCCCAAACGGTTAATTTGGATGAGTACGAAGTATATTTGGGTGATACATTAATAGCAAAAGAAGATTTTGCAAAAGGCCAGCAACTCGATGTTTCAAAACGTGGAGAGCTTACTTTTAAACCTATCACTGATGGAATGAAAGACACCTATTATCTGAATGGAATCTTATATTCTCGCGGTAAAATAGAGAATCTGAAACAGAATGGATTATGGGAGTTTTGGCATCCAAACGGAAAAAAAGCACGGGAAGGTCAATTTGTTGATGGAAAACCTAACGGCACACACCTTTACTGGTTTCCCAATGGGAACAAAAGGGCTACAGGAAACTGGAAGAATGGCATATATGACGGTATTTGGGAAATGACAAGTGAAGATGGAAAACAGAATGCCATTCAAACTTATAAAGACGGAAAATTGATTAAATAG
- a CDS encoding alpha/beta hydrolase family esterase yields the protein MKTLLLTFTFLTSFVFAQTKAIQYKETKRKYIVYTPKGYDVQKSYPVVFNFHGSGMTPAEQMLYTKLNHTADKYGFIIVYPKGIKEDWNVGYGMSYKNGTDDIGFTDALLTQIEKDYNVNSKKVFATGLSRGGFFCHRIAAELSHRFSAVASIGATLPDSVAYYNQNKNEIGVLMVHGKADEIVDYEGKHGGYSSAMNSYDYWKGSLFTDEKSTKINKVKNDHTEVEILESTYGNKSVILISIDNGGHTWPGADDFNIGLPIGLTSKEFDVNEYMWKFFNKQN from the coding sequence ATGAAAACCCTATTATTAACATTCACATTTTTAACAAGTTTTGTTTTTGCACAAACTAAGGCCATTCAATACAAAGAAACAAAGAGAAAATATATTGTATACACTCCTAAAGGATACGATGTTCAGAAAAGCTATCCGGTCGTTTTCAATTTTCATGGGAGCGGTATGACACCTGCCGAGCAGATGTTGTATACCAAACTAAATCATACAGCTGATAAATATGGCTTTATTATAGTCTATCCCAAAGGGATTAAAGAAGATTGGAATGTTGGTTACGGAATGTCTTACAAAAATGGAACAGATGATATTGGTTTTACAGATGCATTATTAACACAGATTGAAAAAGATTATAACGTGAATAGCAAAAAAGTCTTTGCAACGGGTTTGTCCAGAGGTGGTTTCTTTTGTCATCGAATTGCTGCGGAGTTATCTCATCGGTTTTCGGCTGTTGCAAGTATAGGTGCCACACTTCCAGATTCGGTTGCTTATTATAATCAAAATAAAAATGAAATTGGTGTTTTAATGGTACATGGAAAAGCAGATGAAATTGTTGATTATGAAGGGAAGCATGGAGGATATTCTTCAGCAATGAATTCCTACGACTATTGGAAAGGAAGTTTATTTACTGACGAAAAATCCACTAAAATTAATAAAGTGAAGAATGACCACACGGAAGTTGAAATTTTGGAATCCACTTATGGAAATAAGTCCGTTATATTGATTTCTATTGATAACGGGGGACATACTTGGCCAGGAGCTGATGATTTTAATATAGGATTACCAATCGGTCTCACATCCAAAGAATTTGATGTAAATGAATATATGTGGAAATTCTTTAATAAGCAGAATTAA